The following are from one region of the Mesorhizobium sp. B2-8-5 genome:
- a CDS encoding DUF2066 domain-containing protein translates to MPGFSRLAAAAIGLNAILRMSCPAEAATANELYQSQTIVTGTGDVNRQIGFKDCLDKVLVKVSGDQRLSQKPEMLALRDKAADFVQSFRYRDRLEGIPIHDEQGTHDRPHDLTCLYKPAVVDKLLAQLGSRPWLGERPPVAVFMTAEQGSRHFVLTADEDNGKTMRESFANATSPLLMRIAFPKARQVGGLDEKAVAAANMAKLDKLAKKAGAARALAGSIVWSDKDLGWIADWRLADRGKTYRWQVRGVSFDEAFRVAIRGAAQILSGNGQP, encoded by the coding sequence ATGCCCGGATTTTCCCGCCTCGCGGCTGCAGCGATCGGCCTGAACGCCATCCTACGGATGTCTTGCCCTGCCGAGGCCGCGACTGCGAACGAGCTTTATCAATCTCAGACCATCGTCACCGGCACTGGAGACGTAAACCGGCAGATCGGCTTCAAGGATTGCCTCGACAAGGTGCTGGTCAAGGTCTCGGGCGACCAGCGCCTGTCGCAGAAGCCGGAGATGCTGGCCCTGCGCGACAAAGCGGCCGACTTCGTGCAATCCTTCCGCTATCGCGACCGGCTCGAAGGCATCCCGATCCATGACGAGCAAGGCACGCATGACCGGCCGCATGATCTCACCTGCCTCTATAAGCCGGCCGTCGTCGACAAGCTCCTGGCCCAGCTCGGCAGCAGGCCCTGGCTCGGCGAGCGGCCGCCTGTCGCTGTCTTCATGACCGCTGAGCAGGGTTCGCGGCATTTCGTGCTGACGGCGGATGAGGACAACGGCAAGACGATGAGGGAATCCTTCGCCAACGCCACAAGTCCACTGCTGATGCGCATTGCCTTTCCAAAGGCCAGGCAGGTCGGCGGCCTCGACGAAAAGGCGGTCGCGGCGGCCAATATGGCAAAGCTCGACAAACTCGCGAAGAAAGCGGGAGCGGCCCGGGCGCTCGCCGGCAGCATCGTGTGGAGCGACAAGGACCTCGGCTGGATCGCCGACTGGCGGCTGGCCGATCGCGGCAAGACCTATCGCTGGCAGGTCCGCGGCGTCAGCTTCGACGAGGCGTTCCGTGTTGCGATCAGGGGCGCGGCGCAGATCCTGTCGGGGAACGGGCAGCCCTAG
- a CDS encoding dihydrofolate reductase family protein → MSKLRVNGFTLSLDGYGAGPDQTLEHPLGVGGETLHKWLVTTRTFHQMVIGKDGGATGVDDDLAIRSFENVGAYILGRNMFGPIRGEWPDDNWKGWWGDNPPYHVPTFVLTRYKRAPITMEGGTTFYFVTDGIHSALEQAKAAAGSKDVRIGGGVSTFRQYLQERLIDEMHLAISPVLLGSGEHLFAGLDMVKLGYRCNEQVATANALHVMIGRA, encoded by the coding sequence ATGTCCAAGCTGCGTGTCAACGGTTTTACCCTGTCGCTCGACGGCTACGGCGCCGGTCCCGATCAGACGCTTGAACATCCGCTCGGTGTCGGTGGCGAGACCCTGCACAAATGGTTGGTCACCACCCGGACATTCCACCAGATGGTGATTGGCAAGGATGGCGGCGCGACCGGTGTCGACGACGACTTGGCCATCCGCAGTTTCGAGAATGTCGGCGCCTACATTCTCGGCCGCAACATGTTCGGGCCGATCCGCGGCGAATGGCCGGACGACAACTGGAAAGGCTGGTGGGGCGACAACCCGCCCTATCATGTTCCGACTTTCGTGCTGACCCGCTACAAACGCGCGCCAATCACGATGGAAGGCGGCACGACGTTCTACTTCGTCACCGACGGCATCCACTCGGCGCTCGAACAGGCTAAGGCCGCGGCCGGGAGCAAGGATGTGCGGATCGGCGGCGGTGTTTCGACTTTCCGGCAATATCTCCAGGAACGGCTGATCGACGAGATGCATCTGGCGATTTCGCCGGTGCTGCTCGGCTCGGGCGAGCATCTTTTCGCCGGCCTCGACATGGTGAAGCTCGGCTATCGCTGCAACGAGCAAGTGGCGACGGCGAACGCTTTGCATGTGATGATCGGGCGAGCGTGA
- the ppk2 gene encoding polyphosphate kinase 2 — MNEVKPNSGAKDWLEAELEDTLDEDYELELSEPALSLEIAKIYKKSHPPSMERMTYFRELLRLQSELIKLQSWVAYHKKKLVVVFEGRDSAGKGGVIKRITQRLNPRIARVVALPAPTEREKSQWYFQRYVPHLPAGGEIVLFDRSWYNRSGVERVMGFANGDQVEEFFNDVPEFERMLVRSGITLVKYWFSITDEEQQMRFLMRIHDPMKQWKLSPMDLQSRVRWEQYTKAKEETFARTNIPEAPWFIVEGNDKKRARLNCIDHLLQQMPYEEVPHEDISLPDRVFNPSYERQVLPRELYVPEKY, encoded by the coding sequence ATGAATGAAGTGAAACCGAATTCCGGGGCGAAGGATTGGCTGGAAGCCGAGCTCGAGGATACGCTCGACGAGGACTATGAGTTGGAGCTTTCCGAGCCGGCGCTCTCGCTCGAGATCGCCAAGATCTACAAGAAGTCGCATCCGCCCTCCATGGAGCGCATGACCTATTTCCGCGAGCTGCTCAGGCTGCAGTCGGAATTGATCAAGCTGCAGTCCTGGGTCGCCTACCACAAGAAGAAGCTGGTGGTGGTCTTCGAAGGCCGCGATTCCGCCGGCAAGGGCGGCGTCATCAAGCGCATCACGCAGCGGCTCAATCCGCGCATCGCCCGCGTCGTGGCGCTGCCGGCGCCGACCGAGCGCGAGAAATCGCAATGGTATTTCCAGCGCTACGTGCCGCATCTACCCGCGGGCGGCGAGATCGTGCTGTTCGACCGCTCCTGGTACAACCGCTCCGGCGTCGAGCGGGTGATGGGCTTTGCCAATGGGGACCAAGTCGAGGAGTTCTTCAACGACGTGCCGGAATTCGAGCGTATGCTGGTCCGTTCCGGCATCACGCTCGTCAAATACTGGTTCTCGATCACCGATGAGGAACAGCAGATGCGCTTCCTGATGCGCATCCACGATCCGATGAAGCAGTGGAAGCTGTCGCCAATGGACCTGCAGTCGCGCGTGCGCTGGGAGCAGTACACCAAGGCCAAGGAAGAGACCTTCGCCCGCACCAACATTCCGGAAGCGCCCTGGTTCATCGTCGAGGGCAACGACAAGAAGCGGGCGCGGCTGAACTGCATCGACCACCTATTGCAGCAGATGCCGTATGAAGAGGTTCCGCACGAGGACATCTCGCTGCCCGACCGCGTCTTCAACCCGTCCTATGAGCGCCAAGTGCTGCCGCGCGAGCTCTACGTGCCGGAGAAGTATTGA
- a CDS encoding glycosyl transferase family 90 → MATLSRTAAKLFYYARNFARDRAPQSLFRDRLASRLEQARLSGKTVRERLNYYNKLEHPFVPSPDAVAVGKLPSASSMYYYDLKEFARYFDPGLLIDFEYGDVVGIPEVPRIVKDRPIGDDNANGVLMKLNKFRHFYMPPDKLSFADKRPMVVWRGHLNNPLRTRFVEKAADLPFCDAGSHKPDAPDGYRKPFLNIEQQRQYRYIVSLEGNDVATNLKWIMSSNSLCLMPEPTYETWFAEAQVEPNVHYVPLRQDFSDLVDKVAYFEKHPAEAGRITAAANAYCRKFGNEQDEQAISLLVLYKYFVLSGQIKPDAEVWRFIAG, encoded by the coding sequence ATGGCCACACTCTCACGAACCGCCGCAAAGCTGTTCTATTACGCGCGCAATTTCGCGCGTGACCGCGCACCGCAATCCCTGTTCCGCGACCGCCTGGCCAGCCGGCTCGAGCAGGCGAGGCTCTCGGGCAAGACGGTTCGCGAGCGACTGAATTACTACAACAAGCTGGAACACCCGTTCGTGCCGAGTCCCGACGCCGTGGCCGTCGGCAAGCTGCCGTCCGCGTCCAGCATGTATTATTACGATCTCAAGGAATTCGCCCGCTATTTCGATCCCGGCCTGCTGATCGATTTCGAATATGGCGATGTCGTCGGCATTCCGGAGGTGCCGAGGATCGTCAAGGACCGCCCCATTGGCGACGACAACGCCAATGGCGTGCTGATGAAGCTGAACAAGTTCCGCCACTTCTACATGCCGCCCGACAAGCTGTCTTTCGCCGACAAGCGGCCGATGGTGGTCTGGCGGGGGCATCTCAATAATCCGCTTCGCACCCGCTTCGTGGAAAAGGCCGCTGACCTGCCGTTTTGCGACGCGGGTTCCCACAAGCCCGACGCGCCGGACGGATACCGCAAGCCGTTCCTGAACATCGAGCAGCAGCGACAGTATCGCTACATCGTCTCGCTCGAAGGCAATGATGTCGCGACAAACCTGAAATGGATCATGAGCTCCAATTCGCTCTGCCTGATGCCGGAGCCGACCTACGAAACCTGGTTCGCGGAAGCCCAGGTCGAACCCAATGTCCACTACGTGCCGCTGCGGCAGGATTTTTCCGATCTGGTCGACAAGGTGGCCTATTTCGAAAAACACCCCGCCGAGGCGGGGCGGATAACCGCCGCCGCCAACGCCTATTGCCGCAAATTCGGCAATGAACAGGACGAGCAGGCGATCTCGCTGCTCGTCCTCTACAAATATTTCGTGCTGAGCGGGCAGATAAAGCCCGACGCGGAAGTCTGGCGCTTCATCGCCGGCTGA
- the hemB gene encoding porphobilinogen synthase yields MNKFTPAKPAGARSVDEITGSRRLRRMRKADWSRRLVQENQLSVNDLIWPIFVVDGKNTREPIAAMPDVYRLSIDLAVKEAERAAKLGIPAIATFPNVELALRDQTGSHILDPDNVINRATRAIKDAVPEIGIITDAALDPFTSHGHDGILRDGIIVNDETVEQVAAAAVIQAAAGADIIAPSDMMDGRIGAIRDALDANGFQDVAIMSYATKFASAFYGPYREAVGTAGLLKGDKNTYYIDHANSDEAVREAEQDLAEGADMLMVKPGLPYLDIIRRLKDELQMPTFAYQVSGEYSMIKAAAANGWIDGEKAMLESLLSLKRAGCDGVLTYFAPVVAQMLKG; encoded by the coding sequence ATGAACAAATTCACCCCCGCAAAGCCTGCCGGCGCGCGCAGCGTCGACGAGATCACCGGCAGCCGGCGGCTGCGGCGCATGCGCAAGGCCGACTGGTCGCGCCGGCTGGTGCAGGAGAACCAGCTTTCGGTGAACGACCTGATCTGGCCGATCTTCGTCGTCGACGGCAAGAACACGCGCGAGCCGATCGCCGCGATGCCGGACGTCTACCGCCTATCCATCGACCTCGCGGTGAAGGAGGCCGAGCGCGCCGCCAAGCTCGGCATCCCGGCCATCGCCACCTTCCCCAATGTCGAGCTTGCGCTGCGCGACCAGACGGGATCGCATATCCTCGACCCCGACAATGTCATCAACCGCGCCACGCGCGCCATCAAGGACGCGGTGCCGGAAATCGGCATCATCACCGATGCCGCGCTCGACCCGTTCACCAGCCACGGCCATGACGGCATCCTGCGCGACGGTATCATCGTCAATGACGAGACGGTGGAACAGGTCGCCGCCGCGGCCGTCATCCAGGCGGCGGCCGGCGCCGACATCATCGCGCCGTCGGACATGATGGACGGCCGCATCGGCGCCATCCGCGACGCGCTCGACGCCAACGGTTTCCAGGACGTGGCGATCATGTCGTACGCGACGAAATTCGCCTCGGCCTTCTACGGGCCCTATCGCGAGGCGGTCGGCACTGCCGGCCTGCTCAAGGGCGACAAGAACACCTACTACATCGACCACGCCAATTCGGACGAAGCGGTGCGCGAGGCCGAGCAGGACCTCGCCGAAGGCGCCGACATGCTGATGGTGAAGCCCGGCCTGCCCTATCTCGACATCATCCGCCGGCTGAAGGACGAACTCCAGATGCCGACCTTCGCCTATCAGGTGTCGGGCGAATATTCGATGATCAAGGCAGCCGCCGCCAATGGCTGGATCGACGGCGAGAAGGCGATGCTGGAATCGCTGCTTTCGCTGAAGCGGGCGGGCTGCGACGGCGTGCTGACCTATTTTGCGCCGGTGGTGGCGCAGATGCTGAAGGGCTAG
- a CDS encoding aldo/keto reductase, with product MEYRTLGRSGLKISTLTLGTMTFGGAGPFAAVGNSDLSEAKRIIDTCIDAGINLIDTANVYSNGLSEEIIGEALGGKRKNDVLIASKARMRIGTGPNDEGLSRHHLIRECEKSLKRLRTDVIDIYFVHQWDGLTPLEETIAALDTLVNQGKIRYIGCSNYSGWQVMKALAVSDSRHQARFVTQQIHYTLEAREAEYELLPISVDQGLGVLVWSPLAGGLLSGKYHRDSPTARQVGGWTEPPIRDEDRLWRIVDVLNEIGKARGVSGAQVALAWLLGRPAVSSLVIGARNEAQLKDNLAAASLSLTEEERQRLDVVSRPPVLYPYWHQQFTARDRFGPADKVFDRSHA from the coding sequence ATGGAATACCGCACGCTGGGCCGATCGGGCTTGAAAATCTCGACATTGACGCTTGGCACAATGACCTTCGGCGGCGCCGGTCCGTTCGCCGCCGTCGGCAATTCGGATCTCTCGGAAGCCAAACGCATCATCGACACCTGCATCGATGCCGGCATCAACCTCATCGATACCGCCAATGTCTATTCCAACGGATTGTCGGAAGAGATCATCGGCGAGGCGCTTGGCGGCAAGCGCAAGAACGACGTGCTGATCGCCTCGAAGGCGCGCATGCGCATCGGCACCGGCCCCAATGACGAAGGCCTGTCGCGCCACCATCTGATCCGCGAATGCGAGAAGAGCCTGAAGCGGCTCAGGACCGACGTCATCGACATCTATTTCGTCCACCAGTGGGACGGGCTCACGCCGCTGGAGGAGACGATCGCGGCGCTCGACACCTTGGTCAACCAGGGCAAGATCCGCTATATCGGCTGCTCCAATTATTCGGGCTGGCAGGTGATGAAGGCTCTTGCCGTCAGCGACAGCCGCCATCAGGCCCGTTTCGTCACCCAGCAGATCCACTACACGCTGGAAGCGCGCGAGGCCGAATATGAATTGCTGCCGATCTCGGTCGACCAGGGCCTGGGCGTGCTGGTCTGGAGCCCGCTGGCGGGCGGCCTGCTCTCCGGCAAATACCATCGCGACAGCCCGACCGCGCGCCAGGTCGGCGGCTGGACGGAGCCGCCGATCCGCGACGAGGACCGCCTGTGGCGCATCGTCGACGTGCTCAACGAGATCGGCAAGGCACGCGGCGTCTCAGGGGCGCAGGTCGCGCTTGCCTGGCTGCTTGGCCGCCCGGCTGTGAGTTCGCTGGTGATCGGCGCCCGCAACGAGGCGCAGCTCAAGGACAACCTCGCCGCGGCCAGCCTTTCGCTCACCGAGGAGGAGCGGCAGCGCCTCGACGTCGTCAGCCGGCCGCCGGTGCTTTATCCCTACTGGCACCAGCAGTTCACCGCCAGGGACCGTTTCGGGCCGGCCGATAAGGTGTTCGACCGCTCTCACGCTTAG